In Myxococcus stipitatus, the following are encoded in one genomic region:
- a CDS encoding SDR family oxidoreductase encodes MADRRKDRHASRFTLSTMVAAGVGAALGLRKVLTREPYRFKGRTVLITGGSRGLGLVLARRLAKEDARVALCGRDASSLEQAREELERAGAQVFTRRCDVRDQVQVEALVGAIHERWGAVDVLINNAGVIQVGPLESMTLEDFREAVDTHLWGPLYTTLAVLPEMKRRGQGRIVNITSVGGRLSIPHLAPYSASKFALVGLSDALRAELRQDGIFVTTVCPGLMRTGSARNARFKGQHEGEYAWFAVGDSLPGLSMSAERAARRILEACRRGDSEVVLGLSAKLATVGRALAPELTASVLAWVNRQLPQGSSQDTHAGADSETPLTRSWLTELSRRAAERNNEGEVPLH; translated from the coding sequence ATGGCTGACCGGCGCAAGGACAGACACGCTTCCCGCTTCACCCTGAGCACGATGGTCGCGGCCGGGGTCGGCGCGGCGCTCGGACTGCGCAAGGTGCTCACGCGCGAGCCCTACCGCTTCAAGGGGCGCACGGTGCTCATCACCGGAGGCTCTCGGGGACTGGGGCTGGTGCTGGCGCGGCGCCTGGCGAAGGAGGACGCGAGGGTGGCGCTGTGCGGAAGGGACGCCTCATCGTTGGAGCAGGCCCGCGAGGAGCTGGAGCGCGCCGGGGCCCAGGTGTTCACCCGGCGCTGCGACGTGAGGGACCAGGTGCAGGTGGAGGCCCTGGTGGGCGCCATCCACGAGCGCTGGGGCGCGGTGGACGTGCTCATCAACAACGCGGGCGTCATCCAGGTGGGGCCTTTGGAGTCCATGACGCTGGAGGACTTCCGCGAGGCCGTCGACACGCACCTGTGGGGGCCGCTGTACACGACGCTCGCCGTGCTGCCGGAGATGAAGCGGCGGGGCCAGGGCCGCATCGTCAACATCACCTCCGTGGGCGGACGGCTCAGCATCCCGCACCTGGCGCCCTACTCGGCCAGCAAGTTCGCGCTGGTGGGCCTGTCGGACGCGCTCCGCGCGGAGCTGCGCCAGGACGGAATCTTCGTCACCACCGTCTGCCCCGGGCTGATGCGCACGGGCAGCGCACGCAACGCCCGCTTCAAGGGCCAGCACGAGGGCGAGTACGCATGGTTCGCCGTGGGCGACTCGCTGCCGGGCCTCTCCATGAGCGCCGAGCGCGCGGCCCGCCGCATCCTCGAGGCATGCCGCCGAGGTGACTCGGAGGTCGTGCTGGGGCTGAGCGCGAAGCTGGCCACGGTGGGGCGCGCCCTGGCGCCCGAGCTGACCGCCTCGGTCCTCGCCTGGGTCAACCGCCAGCTGCCCCAGGGCAGCAGCCAGGACACCCACGCGGGCGCCGACAGCGAGACGCCGCTGACACGCTCCTGGCTCACGGAGCTGTCACGCCGCGCGGCGGAGCGGAACAACGAGGGCGAGGTCCCGCTCCACTGA
- a CDS encoding MJ1255/VC2487 family glycosyltransferase — protein sequence MRILYGVVGEGMGHATRSRVLLEELTKEHEVHIVVSGRAQDYLAKRFQNVHGIWGLTLAYEGNSVKKWQTVLQNVTGAVKGWPQNVRQYFELVSDFKPDVVVSDFETFSYLFAKTHRLPVISVDNMQVINRCQHEASLLAGYEDSFETSRAIVKAKLPGAFHYLVTTFFYPPTRKRRTTLAPSILRPEILEAKSEPGEHLLVYQTSTTNTALPQILKAAGIPCRVYGLRRDLTEDLVDGNLTYRPFSEQGFIDDLRTSRGVVASGGFTLMSEAVYLHKPMLSIPLEGQFEQIINALYLEKLGYGMYVKALTVEALQEFLSRLPGCEESLKGYEQEGNTKMIAGLREQLGLAYEHRGHWAMEMAQD from the coding sequence ATGCGAATCCTGTACGGTGTCGTCGGCGAAGGCATGGGGCACGCGACGCGCTCTCGTGTGCTGCTCGAGGAGCTCACGAAGGAGCACGAGGTCCACATCGTCGTCTCCGGCCGGGCCCAGGACTACCTGGCCAAGCGCTTCCAGAATGTGCACGGCATCTGGGGACTGACGCTGGCGTACGAAGGCAACTCGGTGAAGAAGTGGCAGACGGTGCTGCAGAACGTCACCGGCGCGGTGAAGGGCTGGCCGCAGAACGTGCGCCAGTACTTCGAGCTGGTGTCCGACTTCAAACCCGACGTCGTGGTGAGTGACTTCGAGACGTTCAGCTACCTGTTCGCCAAGACGCACCGGCTGCCCGTCATCAGCGTGGACAACATGCAGGTCATCAACCGCTGCCAGCACGAAGCGTCGCTGCTGGCGGGGTACGAGGACAGCTTCGAGACGTCGCGCGCCATCGTGAAGGCGAAGCTGCCGGGGGCGTTCCACTACCTCGTCACGACGTTCTTCTATCCGCCCACGCGCAAGCGCCGCACCACGCTGGCCCCGTCGATTCTGCGCCCGGAGATTCTCGAGGCGAAGTCGGAGCCGGGGGAGCACCTGCTCGTGTACCAGACGTCGACGACGAACACCGCGCTGCCGCAGATTCTCAAGGCGGCGGGCATTCCCTGCCGGGTGTACGGGCTGCGCAGGGACCTCACCGAGGACCTGGTGGATGGCAACCTCACCTACCGCCCCTTCAGCGAGCAGGGCTTCATCGACGACCTGCGCACGTCGCGCGGAGTCGTGGCCAGCGGCGGCTTCACGCTGATGAGCGAGGCGGTGTACCTGCACAAGCCCATGCTCAGCATCCCGCTGGAGGGCCAGTTCGAGCAGATCATCAACGCCCTGTACCTGGAGAAGCTGGGGTACGGGATGTACGTGAAGGCGCTGACGGTGGAGGCGCTCCAGGAGTTCCTCTCGCGGCTGCCGGGCTGCGAGGAGTCGCTCAAGGGATACGAGCAGGAGGGCAACACGAAGATGATTGCCGGACTGCGCGAGCAGTTGGGCCTGGCCTACGAGCACCGCGGCCACTGGGCCATGGAGATGGCGCAGGACTGA
- a CDS encoding LysR family transcriptional regulator has product MQLESLKMFCDVVETGSFSRAAQLNHVTQSAVSQQIRALENRYEQKLLSRSARQVTPTPAGERLFRGCKEILARFAEVEQEIREQATEVAGTSTVSTIYTVGLHELNSVQKLLLKAHPKVNMRLNYRRNDQVYDDVILGAAEIGIVAYPQPRAGVDILPFRDDKLAVVCAPNHAFASKQKVSLTALSGVPFIAFDREAPTRKALDRLFREKNIDINPIMEMDNVETIKRAVEMGLGVAILPMATAQGEVKDGTLVAKPFAEGPVSRPIGLLIRKGKYLDRASAAVLEAFKSAANQPPTDDA; this is encoded by the coding sequence ATGCAGCTCGAGTCCCTGAAAATGTTCTGTGATGTGGTGGAGACCGGCTCCTTCTCGCGAGCGGCCCAGCTCAACCACGTCACGCAGTCGGCGGTGAGCCAGCAGATTCGCGCGCTGGAGAACCGCTATGAGCAGAAGCTCTTGTCGCGCAGCGCCCGGCAGGTGACGCCGACGCCAGCGGGCGAGCGGTTGTTTCGTGGGTGCAAGGAAATCCTCGCGCGCTTCGCGGAAGTGGAGCAGGAGATTCGCGAGCAGGCCACCGAGGTGGCCGGCACCAGCACGGTGTCCACCATCTACACGGTGGGTCTGCACGAGCTCAACAGCGTGCAGAAGCTGCTGCTCAAGGCGCACCCCAAGGTCAACATGCGGCTGAACTACCGCCGCAACGACCAGGTCTACGACGACGTGATTCTGGGCGCGGCGGAGATTGGCATCGTCGCGTACCCGCAGCCTCGCGCGGGCGTGGACATCCTCCCGTTCCGCGACGACAAGCTCGCGGTGGTCTGCGCGCCCAACCACGCCTTCGCCTCCAAGCAGAAGGTGAGCCTCACCGCGCTGTCCGGCGTGCCCTTCATCGCGTTCGACCGCGAGGCGCCCACGCGCAAGGCGTTGGACCGGCTCTTCCGCGAGAAGAACATCGACATCAATCCCATCATGGAGATGGACAACGTCGAGACCATCAAGCGGGCGGTGGAGATGGGCCTGGGCGTGGCCATCCTCCCCATGGCGACCGCGCAGGGCGAGGTGAAGGACGGCACGCTGGTGGCCAAGCCCTTCGCCGAGGGCCCGGTGTCCCGCCCCATCGGCCTGCTCATCCGCAAGGGCAAGTACCTGGATCGCGCCTCGGCGGCGGTGCTGGAGGCGTTCAAGTCCGCCGCCAACCAGCCCCCCACCGACGACGCGTAG
- the rsmB gene encoding 16S rRNA (cytosine(967)-C(5))-methyltransferase RsmB, which yields MNPRALAILVLARVRATDAYLNVVLDTMLSESPPKDPRDAGLATELTYGTTRRQLALDYAITRFADRKLDAMEDRVLAALRIGAYQIFHTRVPARAAVAETVQALKDVGLARAAGFTNAILRKLADLPAPPLPSQSDIAHYLSVRESHPQWLVERWLRQFGRERAEAMLVADNQSPPVVIRTNTAKVTRDALLQQLQDMGVEAKAATLSPVGIVLPPVGRVEDVYGYSEGLWQVQDEAAQLVGVYGAIPETARVLDACAAPGGKSCHLAQSHDVVAVDVHAHKLRKIDSEARRLGLSSRLKAYAHDAAEPFPEEWGEFHGMLVDAPCSGLGTLRRHPELRYRRKEEDIARLATLQRRILENCQESVQPGGVLVYAVCTMEPQEGQDQVEMFLRSHPEWTAEPPVLPGLKLPLTQAYLRTLPGPEGFDGFFAARLRKLY from the coding sequence ATGAATCCCCGCGCACTCGCCATCCTCGTGTTGGCGCGCGTCCGTGCCACGGACGCCTATCTCAACGTGGTGCTCGACACGATGTTGTCGGAGTCACCCCCCAAGGACCCGCGCGACGCGGGCCTCGCCACGGAGTTGACGTACGGCACCACGCGCCGGCAGCTCGCGCTGGACTACGCCATCACCCGCTTCGCCGACCGCAAGCTGGACGCCATGGAGGACCGCGTGCTCGCGGCCCTGCGCATCGGCGCGTATCAAATCTTCCACACCCGCGTGCCCGCGCGCGCGGCGGTGGCGGAGACGGTGCAGGCGTTGAAGGACGTGGGCCTCGCCCGGGCGGCGGGCTTCACCAACGCCATCCTCCGCAAGCTGGCGGACCTGCCCGCGCCGCCGCTGCCCTCGCAGTCGGACATCGCCCACTACCTGTCCGTGCGCGAGAGCCATCCGCAGTGGCTGGTGGAGCGCTGGCTGCGCCAGTTCGGCCGGGAGCGCGCCGAGGCCATGCTGGTGGCGGACAACCAGTCCCCGCCGGTGGTGATTCGCACCAACACGGCCAAGGTGACACGCGACGCGCTGCTCCAGCAGCTCCAGGACATGGGCGTCGAGGCGAAGGCCGCCACCCTCTCCCCCGTGGGCATCGTCCTTCCGCCCGTGGGCCGGGTGGAGGACGTGTATGGCTATTCGGAGGGGCTGTGGCAGGTGCAGGACGAGGCCGCCCAGCTCGTCGGCGTCTATGGCGCCATCCCCGAGACGGCGCGTGTGCTGGACGCGTGCGCGGCGCCTGGAGGCAAGTCCTGCCATCTCGCGCAGTCGCACGACGTGGTCGCCGTGGACGTGCATGCCCACAAGCTGCGCAAGATTGATTCGGAGGCGCGGCGCCTCGGCCTCTCCTCGCGCTTGAAGGCCTACGCACACGACGCCGCGGAGCCGTTCCCCGAGGAGTGGGGTGAGTTCCACGGGATGCTGGTGGACGCGCCGTGCTCGGGACTGGGCACGCTGCGCCGTCACCCGGAGCTGCGCTACCGCCGCAAGGAAGAGGACATCGCGCGCCTGGCGACGCTCCAGCGGCGCATCCTGGAGAACTGCCAGGAGTCGGTGCAGCCCGGCGGGGTGCTCGTCTACGCGGTGTGCACGATGGAGCCGCAGGAGGGGCAGGACCAGGTGGAGATGTTCCTGCGCAGCCACCCCGAGTGGACGGCGGAGCCGCCCGTGTTGCCGGGCCTCAAGCTGCCGCTCACGCAGGCATACTTGAGGACCCTGCCCGGTCCGGAGGGCTTCGACGGGTTCTTCGCCGCGCGCCTCCGGAAGCTCTACTGA
- a CDS encoding type II 3-dehydroquinate dehydratase, with protein MRLLVLHGPNVNLLGVREGTSGGTLRDLDEALKARAKALGLTLHIVQSNHEGVLLDTLASEREAVEGILINPAGLFGSYALKEGLEAVGLPAIEVMLRPSARESVVAEACVLQVHGSGGFEPYMEALETFASGVFTPGKPEPRKTLGRKQDDDGAAPAKSSGKTKTLGKKSSALALAPKEAGPGTKTLGRGPSVSTDTSEARASQSGKTLGRGNKGAASATELLTRALVRQKVSERLAGKLTAAELAAWARSRYEAVLRGLPAEHGQKQMLEDSLQRLTLSHLPATRLSDEQLVDLMTRLDEG; from the coding sequence ATGAGATTGCTGGTGTTGCACGGGCCGAACGTGAACCTGCTGGGCGTGCGTGAAGGCACGTCCGGGGGCACGTTGCGGGACCTGGATGAAGCGCTGAAAGCGCGCGCCAAGGCGCTGGGACTGACGCTCCACATCGTCCAGTCCAATCACGAAGGCGTGCTGCTGGACACGCTCGCCTCCGAGCGCGAGGCGGTGGAGGGAATCCTCATCAACCCCGCGGGCCTCTTCGGTTCGTACGCGTTGAAGGAGGGGCTCGAGGCCGTGGGCCTGCCCGCCATCGAGGTCATGCTGCGCCCGTCCGCCCGCGAGTCCGTGGTGGCGGAGGCGTGTGTCCTCCAGGTGCACGGCTCCGGCGGTTTCGAGCCGTACATGGAAGCGCTGGAGACCTTCGCCAGCGGCGTCTTCACGCCCGGCAAGCCCGAGCCGCGCAAGACGTTGGGCCGCAAGCAGGATGACGACGGCGCCGCGCCCGCGAAGTCTTCCGGGAAGACAAAGACGCTGGGCAAGAAGTCGTCGGCCCTGGCGCTGGCTCCGAAGGAGGCGGGCCCGGGCACCAAGACGCTGGGCCGCGGGCCTTCGGTGTCCACGGACACGTCGGAGGCGCGTGCCTCCCAGTCCGGAAAGACGCTGGGGCGCGGGAACAAGGGCGCTGCCTCGGCGACGGAGTTGCTCACGCGAGCACTGGTGCGGCAGAAGGTGTCGGAGCGGCTCGCGGGGAAGCTCACCGCCGCGGAGCTGGCCGCCTGGGCGCGCTCGCGCTACGAGGCCGTGTTGCGCGGGCTTCCCGCGGAGCATGGTCAGAAGCAGATGCTGGAGGACAGCCTCCAGCGCCTCACGTTGTCCCACCTCCCCGCGACGCGGCTCTCGGATGAGCAGCTCGTGGACCTGATGACTCGGCTCGACGAAGGATGA
- the fmt gene encoding methionyl-tRNA formyltransferase, with protein MSRPRIVFMGTPDFAVASLEACFDLGDVVAVVTQPDKPKGRGNTVTAPPVKELALARGVPVFQPAKLRTPPFVEELRRFQPDVCVVTAYGRILPKDILELPPKGCVNVHGSLLPRFRGAAPIQWSIAHGDAETGVSLMVMDEGLDTGPVLAMKRMPIGPEDTSATMYPKLAALGGEVLRESLPAYLRGELKPVPQPSEGVVLAPIIEKDEGKLDFNRPAVALERRLRAFTPWPGAFTTLGGKLVKVHRVRVAEGQGAPGTVLSASGEGLEVACGEGSLVLLDIQPEGKRVMKAADFLMGHKLAVGSQPFGA; from the coding sequence ATGAGCAGACCCCGAATCGTCTTCATGGGCACGCCCGACTTCGCCGTGGCGTCGCTCGAAGCCTGCTTCGACCTGGGTGACGTGGTCGCCGTCGTCACGCAACCCGACAAGCCCAAGGGCCGAGGCAACACCGTCACCGCGCCCCCCGTGAAGGAGCTGGCCCTGGCGCGCGGCGTGCCCGTGTTCCAGCCCGCGAAGCTGCGCACGCCCCCCTTCGTCGAGGAGCTGCGCCGCTTCCAACCCGATGTCTGCGTGGTGACGGCCTATGGCCGCATCCTCCCCAAGGACATCCTCGAGCTGCCACCCAAGGGCTGCGTCAACGTGCACGGCTCGCTCCTGCCGCGCTTCCGGGGCGCCGCGCCCATCCAGTGGTCCATTGCCCACGGCGACGCGGAGACAGGTGTCTCGCTGATGGTGATGGACGAGGGCCTGGACACAGGTCCCGTGCTCGCCATGAAGCGGATGCCCATCGGCCCCGAGGACACGAGCGCGACGATGTACCCCAAGCTCGCGGCGCTCGGCGGCGAGGTGCTGCGCGAGTCGCTGCCCGCGTACCTGCGCGGTGAACTGAAGCCCGTGCCGCAGCCCTCGGAGGGCGTGGTGCTGGCGCCCATCATCGAGAAGGACGAGGGCAAGCTCGACTTCAACCGTCCCGCCGTGGCGCTGGAGCGGAGGCTGCGCGCCTTCACCCCGTGGCCCGGGGCCTTCACCACGCTGGGCGGCAAGCTGGTGAAGGTGCACCGCGTGCGCGTGGCGGAAGGACAGGGCGCGCCGGGCACGGTGCTGTCGGCGAGCGGGGAGGGGCTGGAGGTGGCGTGCGGCGAGGGCTCGCTCGTGCTGCTGGACATCCAGCCGGAGGGCAAGCGGGTGATGAAGGCGGCGGACTTCCTCATGGGCCACAAGCTGGCCGTGGGCAGCCAGCCGTTCGGCGCCTAG
- a CDS encoding signal protein has translation MSSGVDARTSLLWLTALGALGLGGVLGLLGLLFTHRVAGPVHVMSLYVAALAAGRYPRLRPLRKKDELKRFFDRFSEAVDRIRQREADEAHALEVALAALTPLATTSEAREALETLSALHTRKRQAVDNPTGGTFKSVT, from the coding sequence GTGAGCTCTGGCGTGGATGCGCGCACGTCGCTCCTCTGGCTCACGGCCCTGGGAGCGCTGGGGCTGGGCGGGGTGCTGGGCCTGTTGGGCCTGCTCTTCACTCACCGGGTGGCGGGCCCCGTCCATGTGATGAGCCTCTATGTCGCGGCGCTGGCCGCGGGGCGCTACCCCCGGCTGCGCCCCCTGAGGAAGAAGGATGAATTGAAGCGCTTCTTCGACCGCTTCAGCGAGGCGGTGGACCGCATCCGCCAGCGCGAGGCGGACGAAGCCCACGCCCTGGAGGTCGCCCTGGCCGCGCTCACCCCGCTGGCCACCACCTCCGAGGCGCGCGAGGCGCTGGAAACCCTGTCCGCGCTCCACACGCGCAAGCGTCAAGCAGTGGACAATCCCACCGGGGGCACCTTCAAGTCCGTGACTTGA
- a CDS encoding HEAT repeat domain-containing protein, with product MQQTRRAEDRVRVVEAMRTKTQVTEVFLPMLHEALAQEKKPEVKAALARAIGDVHHASSVETLSAAIDPAAGDMSSQLANKAMVTALGAIGDVRAVPALVPLLRAKDTYARIEAIQVLGTMKAKEAVEPLIALATDETVEPFLNKKAIEALGHIGDGRAAPALIRMLTKERKGKSFYVESSFALFQLGQPAADALLPALEGRDTELLTWAKTNGVNPASYPMKAATVLGDLREKRAVEPLLKLLAFSHSDVQIQALVRMQAADALGRLRAQEAVKPLSVLVLETDPTVRDAYVRALVRLGGRDALPALEKAAATGDWYSREVAVRGLAMLGDAREQALLQKLATGEPARTAADCKATGDEGCDDAAALGKKRADTLTKHAALLEAGQTCAGDATCWVGRMDKASKPLMERAALEVGRLGSADHAPVLAAKLGERDTEVRLAIILATGWLVDGSQEAAKKIREGALPMLRKQLQDEQGVTQLASVNEDLRRLLMRIERT from the coding sequence TTGCAGCAGACCCGGCGCGCGGAAGACCGGGTGCGCGTCGTCGAGGCGATGCGGACGAAGACGCAGGTGACCGAGGTCTTCCTGCCCATGCTGCACGAGGCGCTCGCCCAGGAGAAAAAGCCGGAGGTGAAGGCGGCGTTGGCGCGTGCGATCGGCGACGTGCACCACGCGTCCTCGGTGGAGACCTTGTCGGCGGCCATCGACCCGGCGGCGGGGGACATGTCCTCGCAGCTGGCGAACAAGGCGATGGTGACGGCGCTCGGCGCGATCGGCGATGTGCGCGCGGTGCCCGCGCTCGTTCCGCTCCTGCGCGCGAAGGACACGTACGCGCGCATCGAGGCCATCCAGGTGCTCGGGACGATGAAGGCGAAGGAGGCGGTGGAGCCGCTCATCGCGCTGGCCACGGATGAGACGGTGGAGCCCTTCCTCAACAAGAAGGCCATCGAGGCGCTGGGCCACATTGGCGACGGCCGCGCGGCGCCCGCGCTCATCCGGATGCTGACCAAGGAGCGCAAGGGCAAGTCCTTCTACGTGGAGAGCAGCTTCGCGCTGTTCCAATTGGGCCAGCCCGCCGCGGACGCGCTGCTCCCGGCGCTGGAGGGGCGCGACACGGAGCTGCTCACGTGGGCGAAGACGAACGGCGTCAACCCGGCCAGCTATCCGATGAAGGCGGCGACGGTGCTCGGGGACTTGCGCGAGAAGCGCGCGGTGGAGCCGCTGCTCAAGCTGCTCGCGTTCTCGCACTCGGATGTGCAGATTCAGGCGCTGGTGCGGATGCAGGCCGCGGACGCGCTCGGGCGCCTGCGCGCACAGGAGGCGGTGAAGCCCCTGTCCGTGCTGGTGCTGGAGACGGACCCGACGGTGCGCGACGCGTACGTGCGCGCACTGGTGCGGCTGGGCGGGCGTGATGCGCTGCCCGCGCTGGAGAAAGCCGCGGCGACGGGGGACTGGTACTCGCGCGAGGTCGCGGTGAGGGGCCTGGCCATGCTGGGCGATGCGCGTGAGCAGGCGCTGCTCCAGAAGCTGGCGACGGGTGAGCCCGCGCGCACGGCGGCGGACTGCAAGGCCACGGGGGATGAAGGGTGTGATGACGCGGCGGCCCTCGGCAAGAAGCGGGCGGACACCCTGACGAAGCACGCGGCGCTGCTGGAGGCGGGCCAGACGTGTGCCGGCGACGCGACGTGCTGGGTGGGGCGCATGGACAAGGCCAGCAAGCCGCTGATGGAGCGCGCCGCGCTCGAGGTGGGCCGCCTGGGCTCGGCGGACCATGCGCCGGTGCTCGCGGCGAAACTGGGCGAGCGCGATACGGAGGTGCGCCTGGCCATCATCCTCGCCACGGGCTGGCTGGTGGATGGTTCGCAGGAGGCGGCGAAGAAGATTCGCGAGGGGGCGCTGCCCATGCTGCGCAAGCAGCTTCAGGATGAGCAGGGCGTCACGCAACTCGCCAGCGTCAACGAGGACCTCCGCCGGTTGCTGATGCGCATCGAGCGCACCTGA